Proteins encoded by one window of Acidipropionibacterium virtanenii:
- the yaaA gene encoding peroxide stress protein YaaA: MLTLVSPAKSLDLDSRPTTRRSTLPRYLDQSERLIEVMRGKSIAELRGLMGISEELAVLNAERYRDFSTPFTPRNARPAALTFNGAVYQGMEPRTFDARDWTEAGKTLRILSGLYGILRPLDLIQPYRLEMGVKVANNRGTDLYSFWKPRLTRSVAEDLADSPGAKVIVNLASAEYSAAVDLDGLSRLFEEGNRSVPELGAKVISPRFEDRDQSGRWKVISFSAKRARGLMAGWLVRERARSARAVTRFDLGGYRYAPEASTGAVPVFRNLG, translated from the coding sequence GTGCTGACCCTCGTCTCCCCTGCCAAATCACTCGACCTGGACTCGCGCCCGACCACTCGCCGGTCCACCCTGCCCCGCTATCTGGACCAGTCGGAGAGGCTCATCGAGGTGATGCGCGGCAAGTCCATCGCCGAGCTGCGGGGACTGATGGGGATCTCCGAGGAGCTGGCGGTGCTCAACGCCGAGCGCTACCGCGACTTCTCGACGCCGTTCACCCCTCGAAACGCCCGTCCGGCTGCGCTCACCTTCAACGGCGCGGTCTACCAGGGCATGGAACCGCGCACCTTCGACGCCCGGGACTGGACGGAGGCCGGCAAGACGTTGCGGATCCTCTCGGGTCTCTACGGGATCCTGCGGCCGCTGGACCTCATCCAGCCCTACCGCCTGGAGATGGGCGTGAAAGTCGCCAACAACCGCGGCACCGATCTCTACTCATTCTGGAAACCGCGTCTGACGAGGTCTGTCGCCGAGGATCTGGCGGACTCCCCCGGCGCGAAGGTGATCGTCAACCTCGCTTCCGCCGAGTACTCGGCCGCAGTGGATCTGGACGGCCTGTCGCGCCTCTTCGAGGAGGGCAACCGTAGCGTCCCGGAGTTGGGCGCCAAGGTGATCTCGCCCCGTTTCGAGGACCGCGACCAGTCCGGGCGGTGGAAGGTGATCTCCTTCTCGGCCAAGCGCGCCCGGGGGCTGATGGCCGGCTGGCTGGTGCGCGAGCGGGCGCGCTCTGCGCGGGCGGTCACGCGATTCGATCTGGGCGGTTACCGGTACGCCCCCGAGGCGTCGACCGGTGCGGTGCCGGTCTTCCGCAATCTCGGCTGA